In Felis catus isolate Fca126 chromosome C2, F.catus_Fca126_mat1.0, whole genome shotgun sequence, a single window of DNA contains:
- the GABRR3 gene encoding gamma-aminobutyric acid receptor subunit rho-3: MILASQLVFLTCIWITLTPDVFAASEIKKSYQRCSASVKRARESKQETRMRNNDSTKAWLLKYKQLLHIEDHDFAMRPGFGGSPVPVGIDVQIESLDSISEVNMDFTMTFYLRHYWKDERLSFPSTTNKSMTFDHRLIEKIWVPDIFFVHSKRSFIHDTTVENIMLRVYPDGNVLFSLRITVSAMCFMDFSRFPLDTQNCSLELESYAYTEEDLMLYWKHGNKSLNTDEHISLSQFFVEEFSASSGFAFYSSTGWYNRLFINFVLRRHIFFFVLQTYFPAMLMVMLSWVSFWIDRRAVPARVSLGITTVLTMSTIISGMSASMPQVSYIKAVDVYLWVSSLFVFLSVIEYAAVNYLTTVEEWKQFKKTGKISGMYNIDTFQAMAFDGCYHDSKTEMEQTSFSLHSEEDAMRGRSTGSPSTDTSQIKRRQSLGGHVGAIILENNHVIDTYSRILFPTVYIAFNLFYWGVYV; the protein is encoded by the exons gGAGAGCAAACAAGAAACCAGAATGAGAAACAATGACAGCACCAAAGCATGGCTCCTGAAATACAAACAACTTCTCCATATAGAGGACCATGATTTTGCAATGAGACCTGGATTTGGAG gGTCTCCAGTACCAGTAGGTATAGATGTCCAAATTGAAAGCCTTGACAGCATTTCGGAGGTTAACATG GACTTTACAATGACTTTTTATCTCAGACATTACTGGAAAGATGAGAGGCTCTCCTTTCCTAGCACAACAAACAAAAGCATGACCTTTGATCATAGATTGATCGAAAAGATTTGGGTGCCTGACATATTTTTTGTCCATTCTAAAAGATCATTCATCCATGATACAACTGTGGAGAACATCATGCTACGTGTATACCCTGATGGAAATGTCCTTTTCAGTCTCAG gATAACTGTTTCAGCCATGTGCTTTATGGATTTCAGCAGGTTTCCTCTTGACACTCAAAACTGTTCCCTTGAACTGGAAAGCT ATGCCTACACCGAAGAGGATTTAATGCTGTACTGGAAACATGGGAACAAGTCCTTAAATACTGATGAACATATTTCCCTGTCTCAGTTCTTTGTTGAGGAGTTCAGTGCATCCAGCGGATTCGCTTTCTACAGCAGCACAG GTTGGTACAATAGGCTTTTCATCAATTTTGTGCTAAGGAGGCATATCTTCTTCTTCGTGTTACAAACCTATTTCCCAGCAATGTTGATGGTGATGCTTTCATGGGTTTCATTTTGGATTGACCGAAGAGCTGTTCCTGCAAGAGTTTCCCTGG GAATCACCACAGTGCTGACCATGTCCACCATCATCTCCGGCATGAGTGCCTCCATGCCCCAGGTGTCCTACATCAAGGCCGTGGACGTGTACCTGTGGGTCAGCTCCCTCTTTGTGTTCCTGTCAGTCATTGAGTATGCAGCTGTGAACTACCTCACCACAGTGGAAGAGTGGAAACAATTCAAGAAGACAGGGAAG ATTTCTGGAATGTATAATATTGATACATTTCAAGCCATGGCCTTCGACGGTTGTTACCATGACAGCAAGACTGAAATGGAGCAGACTTCCTTTTCTCTACACTCAGAAGAGGACGCCATGCGAGGAAGATCCACAGGTAGCCCCAGCACAGATACATCTCAGATAAAGAGAAGACAATCCTTAGGAGGGCATGTTGGTGCAATCATTCTGGAAAATAATCATGTCATTGACACCTACTCAAGGATTTTATTTCCCACGGTGTAtattgcatttaatttattttactgggGTGTATATGTGTGA